One part of the Thermithiobacillus tepidarius DSM 3134 genome encodes these proteins:
- a CDS encoding phage holin family protein yields the protein MRLLLRWLINALTLLFVSFLFPSIQIAGIGAALITALALGLVNALIWPVLLLVTLPINVLTLGLFTLVINGLLFWFVSSFVPGFQVGGFWSAFWGALVFSIISWLASALIPDRD from the coding sequence ATGCGACTACTGCTGCGCTGGCTGATCAACGCCCTGACCCTGCTCTTCGTGTCCTTCCTGTTTCCGTCCATCCAGATCGCCGGCATCGGCGCCGCCCTCATCACCGCCCTGGCGCTGGGGTTGGTGAACGCCCTGATCTGGCCCGTGCTGCTGCTCGTCACCCTGCCCATCAACGTGCTGACCCTGGGGCTCTTCACGCTGGTGATCAACGGGCTGCTGTTCTGGTTCGTGTCGTCCTTCGTCCCGGGCTTCCAGGTGGGCGGATTCTGGTCGGCCTTCTGGGGCGCCCTGGTCTTCAGCATCATCTCCTGGCTGGCCAGCGCCCTGATCCCGGACCGGGACTAG
- a CDS encoding patatin-like phospholipase family protein, which translates to MQRYRILCLDGGGIRGLIAAIWLQQLEQKLNAPLREHFDLVAGTSTGSLLACAVSLGLPAERIVALYFERGSAVFPGTAARLWSRASRIFSEGLSAPRYDGKGLEKALKRVFAKTRFGELAIKPTLVFTYDTFNREPVVFKNTKPEHLELPVWEICKASCSAPTYFPAHVMKLGKARTPLIDGGVAANNPTACAIAEGVRVNKGRPAGERAEIDDFVVASFGTGELTRPIDIAEAREWGALEWAVPIIDVLFDGSTDAVNYIATQILDDDRYFRFQTRLDAAYDDMDNADATNLNALANTARRYLSAGGGDALLDRLAAQLRR; encoded by the coding sequence GTGCAGCGCTATCGCATCCTGTGCCTGGACGGCGGCGGCATCCGCGGCCTGATCGCCGCCATCTGGCTGCAACAGCTGGAGCAGAAGCTGAATGCTCCCCTGCGCGAGCACTTCGACTTGGTGGCGGGCACCTCGACCGGCAGCCTGCTGGCTTGCGCCGTGTCCCTGGGCCTGCCGGCCGAACGCATCGTCGCGCTTTACTTCGAACGGGGCAGCGCGGTCTTCCCCGGCACCGCCGCCCGCCTGTGGAGCCGGGCCAGCCGGATCTTTTCCGAAGGCCTGAGCGCGCCCCGCTATGACGGCAAGGGCCTGGAAAAGGCGCTCAAGCGCGTCTTCGCCAAGACCCGCTTCGGCGAGCTGGCCATCAAGCCGACCCTGGTCTTCACCTACGACACTTTCAATCGTGAGCCGGTGGTCTTCAAGAATACCAAGCCCGAGCATCTGGAGCTGCCGGTGTGGGAGATCTGCAAGGCTTCCTGCTCGGCGCCCACCTACTTCCCGGCGCACGTGATGAAGCTCGGCAAGGCCAGGACGCCGCTGATCGACGGCGGCGTGGCCGCCAACAATCCCACCGCTTGCGCCATCGCCGAGGGAGTGCGGGTCAACAAGGGCCGGCCGGCGGGCGAGCGGGCGGAGATCGACGATTTCGTGGTGGCGTCCTTCGGCACCGGCGAACTCACCCGGCCCATCGACATTGCCGAGGCGCGGGAGTGGGGCGCGCTGGAGTGGGCCGTGCCCATCATCGACGTGCTCTTCGACGGCTCCACCGACGCCGTCAACTACATCGCCACCCAGATCCTGGATGACGACCGCTACTTTCGCTTCCAGACCCGGTTGGACGCGGCCTATGATGATATGGATAATGCGGATGCGACCAATCTGAACGCGCTGGCCAACACGGCCCGGCGCTACCTGTCGGCGGGAGGGGGCGACGCGCTGCTGGATCGGCTGGCGGCGCAATTGCGACGCTAG
- a CDS encoding bactofilin family protein: MDKRWLWMSLLALWTLLAARPAAAQAPEPVPADDVYVAGGDVVLPGEVAGDAVAAGRRVSVGPLVRGDAILAGGSVVIGGQVLDDVRAAGGEVLVNGPVGDDLIAAGGRVRLAPGARVGGRAWLAGGEVEVAGDVGRELRAAAGRVRLGGRVQGNVELAAEEVEILSTARVAGNLTYRSARPARIAPGAQIAGRITHIRTEPSETALRTGVVASGIVFIVGLALAGSVLFLLLPGITLSAARTIGSDPWRSLALGFALLVSIPFLAVLLMVTVIGIPLGLVLLALYPVMLLLGFLAAAFFLGDAGLRRLRRPPSKGLQLGAFIGALVLLALLSQVPGVGGLVAFLALLFGLGAWGLRLYRALDPPRAGSGAGDVLQP, from the coding sequence ATGGACAAGCGATGGCTATGGATGAGCCTGCTGGCGTTGTGGACCCTGCTGGCCGCGCGGCCGGCGGCGGCCCAGGCACCGGAGCCGGTGCCCGCCGATGACGTGTACGTGGCCGGCGGCGATGTCGTGCTGCCCGGCGAGGTGGCGGGGGACGCAGTGGCCGCCGGCCGGCGCGTCAGCGTCGGCCCGCTGGTGCGCGGCGACGCCATCCTGGCCGGCGGCTCGGTGGTGATCGGCGGGCAGGTCCTCGACGACGTGCGCGCCGCGGGCGGCGAGGTGCTCGTCAACGGCCCGGTGGGTGACGACTTGATCGCCGCCGGCGGTCGGGTCCGGCTGGCGCCGGGAGCCCGGGTCGGCGGGCGCGCCTGGCTGGCGGGCGGGGAGGTGGAGGTCGCCGGCGACGTGGGCCGCGAATTGCGCGCGGCGGCGGGGCGCGTGCGCCTCGGCGGGCGGGTGCAGGGCAACGTGGAGTTGGCCGCCGAGGAGGTGGAAATCCTGTCCACCGCCCGCGTCGCGGGCAATCTCACCTACCGCAGCGCGCGGCCCGCGCGCATCGCGCCGGGCGCGCAGATCGCCGGCCGGATCACCCACATCCGCACCGAGCCGTCCGAAACGGCGTTGCGCACCGGGGTCGTGGCCTCCGGCATCGTTTTCATCGTCGGTCTGGCGTTGGCCGGCAGCGTGCTCTTCCTGCTCCTGCCCGGCATCACCCTGAGCGCCGCCCGCACCATCGGCAGCGATCCCTGGCGCAGCCTGGCCCTCGGCTTTGCGCTGCTGGTGAGCATCCCGTTTCTGGCCGTCCTGCTCATGGTGACCGTCATCGGCATTCCGCTGGGGCTGGTGCTCCTTGCCCTCTATCCCGTCATGCTGCTGCTCGGTTTTCTGGCGGCCGCGTTTTTCCTCGGCGACGCGGGCCTGCGCCGGCTGCGGCGCCCGCCGTCGAAGGGACTGCAGCTTGGCGCCTTCATCGGGGCCCTGGTGCTGCTGGCCCTGCTCAGCCAGGTACCGGGCGTGGGCGGCCTGGTCGCCTTTCTGGCCCTGCTCTTCGGGCTGGGGGCCTGGGGCCTGCGCCTCTACCGCGCCCTTGATCCCCCGCGTGCCGGTTCAGGCGCCGGCGATGTCCTGCAGCCATAG
- a CDS encoding response regulator transcription factor — MQNGTQQGKTATRQRILLIEDDPAMRMGLRDNLEVEGYEVLGAETAGAGVEAALRERPDLILLDIMLPDGDGLDVCRTLRAEGLQMPVIMLTAKGQEIDKVLGLEMGADDYVVKPFGLRELLARIHAQLRRARPAAPTVKTIRVGACEVDFRRQQIRRGDRELEASAREFELLKYLVEHAGQVVSRDQLLMDIWGHQREIMTRTVDNFILRLRKKIEPDPANPRYLLTVHGSGYKLVEDYASM; from the coding sequence ATGCAAAACGGCACTCAGCAGGGCAAAACCGCGACCCGGCAGCGCATCCTCCTGATCGAGGACGATCCGGCCATGCGCATGGGCCTGCGCGACAATCTGGAGGTGGAGGGCTATGAAGTGCTCGGCGCGGAAACGGCGGGCGCGGGCGTGGAGGCCGCCCTGCGCGAGCGGCCCGACCTGATCCTGCTGGATATCATGCTCCCCGACGGCGACGGCCTGGATGTGTGCCGCACGCTGCGGGCCGAGGGCCTGCAAATGCCGGTGATCATGCTCACCGCCAAGGGCCAGGAGATCGACAAGGTGCTGGGCCTGGAAATGGGCGCCGATGATTACGTGGTCAAGCCCTTCGGCCTGCGCGAACTGCTGGCGCGCATCCACGCGCAGCTGCGCCGCGCCCGCCCGGCCGCCCCGACCGTGAAAACCATCCGCGTCGGCGCCTGCGAGGTGGATTTCCGGCGCCAGCAGATCCGGCGCGGCGACCGGGAGCTGGAAGCCAGCGCCCGCGAGTTCGAGCTCTTGAAATACCTGGTCGAACACGCCGGCCAGGTGGTGTCGCGCGATCAGCTCCTGATGGATATCTGGGGGCACCAGCGCGAGATCATGACCCGCACCGTGGACAACTTCATCCTGCGCCTGCGCAAGAAGATCGAGCCGGACCCGGCCAACCCCCGCTACCTGCTCACGGTGCACGGCAGCGGCTACAAGCTCGTCGAGGATTACGCCAGCATGTGA
- a CDS encoding 3-deoxy-7-phosphoheptulonate synthase, whose product MILILAPNIDQNSPEYRQLMDYVSKLPKIQARVHQEHGAQQVLTEVYLVGDTASLSVEDMKSLPCVERVVRVSEEYRVLGRHKDDQRPTAFEYNGVRFGQDNLNVFAGLCAVDTPEHVELMMKALREHGQVCTRMGAYKPRTNPYSFQGHGKACLPYVFELAGKYGIRVIAMEITHEAHVDEIREALRQTGNPTGVMLQIGTRNTQNFELLKSVGRQREFPVLLKRGFGITLEESLNAAEYLASEGNTRVIFGLRGMKTNMGDPHRNFVDFAHVPVVKRLTRMPVCIDPSHSVGSRERAPDGILDVMHVTAQGVIAGANMILVDFHPNPQKALVDGPQALLLEELPQFLEDVAIARAAYEQRVALAQRQRAGSAPAA is encoded by the coding sequence ATGATCCTCATTCTTGCGCCCAACATCGATCAAAACAGTCCCGAATACCGGCAGCTCATGGACTACGTGAGCAAGCTGCCCAAGATCCAGGCCCGCGTGCACCAGGAGCACGGCGCCCAGCAGGTGCTGACCGAGGTGTACCTGGTCGGCGATACCGCCTCCCTGTCGGTGGAGGACATGAAGAGCCTGCCTTGCGTGGAGCGGGTGGTGCGCGTGTCCGAGGAGTACCGGGTGCTCGGTCGGCACAAGGACGACCAGCGGCCGACCGCCTTCGAGTACAACGGCGTGCGCTTCGGCCAGGACAACCTCAACGTCTTCGCCGGCCTGTGCGCGGTGGACACGCCCGAGCACGTCGAGCTCATGATGAAGGCCCTGCGCGAGCATGGCCAGGTGTGCACCCGCATGGGCGCCTACAAGCCGCGCACCAATCCCTATTCCTTCCAGGGCCACGGCAAGGCCTGCCTGCCCTACGTCTTCGAGCTGGCCGGCAAGTACGGCATCCGCGTGATCGCCATGGAGATCACTCACGAGGCGCACGTGGACGAGATTCGCGAGGCCCTGCGCCAGACCGGTAACCCCACGGGCGTCATGCTGCAGATCGGCACGCGCAATACCCAGAACTTCGAACTGCTGAAGAGCGTCGGGCGCCAGCGCGAATTTCCGGTGCTGCTCAAGCGCGGCTTCGGCATCACCCTGGAGGAATCCCTCAACGCCGCCGAATACCTGGCCAGCGAGGGCAACACGCGCGTCATCTTCGGCCTGCGCGGCATGAAGACCAACATGGGTGACCCGCACCGCAACTTCGTGGACTTCGCCCACGTGCCGGTGGTCAAGCGCCTGACGCGCATGCCGGTGTGCATCGACCCGTCCCACTCGGTGGGCTCCCGCGAGCGCGCGCCGGACGGCATCCTGGACGTCATGCACGTGACCGCCCAGGGCGTGATTGCCGGCGCCAACATGATCCTGGTGGACTTCCATCCCAACCCCCAGAAGGCGCTGGTGGACGGCCCGCAGGCACTGCTGCTGGAGGAGCTGCCCCAGTTCCTGGAGGACGTGGCCATCGCCCGCGCGGCCTACGAGCAGCGGGTCGCCTTGGCGCAGCGCCAGCGGGCGGGGTCGGCGCCGGCGGCATAG
- a CDS encoding VIT1/CCC1 transporter family protein: MSVVQSGDELEAQHRPAAIRARLAAGRRQSHLGDTVLGAIDGCVTTFAVVAGVQGASLSNRVALVLGLANLLADGFSMAVSNYQRSKSERELLDQARRMEELHIERVPEGEREEIRQIFADKGFHGSVLEEIVRIITRNRQRWVDTMLTEELGLQTRGPAPLKSALATFTGFFLAGLIPLLPFVLPLPLSPQGKFYVSAGATATAFFSIGLLKGLVLKRPLLRAGLETLLVGGGAAALAYLVGLWLQDIAGA, encoded by the coding sequence ATGAGTGTAGTCCAAAGCGGTGATGAACTCGAAGCACAGCACCGGCCGGCGGCCATTCGCGCCCGCCTGGCGGCGGGCAGGCGGCAAAGTCACCTGGGCGACACCGTCCTCGGCGCCATCGACGGTTGCGTGACCACCTTCGCCGTGGTGGCCGGGGTGCAGGGCGCCAGCCTGTCCAACCGCGTCGCTTTGGTCCTGGGTCTGGCCAATCTGCTGGCCGATGGCTTCAGCATGGCCGTCAGCAACTACCAGCGCAGCAAGAGCGAGCGGGAACTGCTCGACCAGGCCCGGCGCATGGAGGAGCTGCACATCGAGCGCGTGCCCGAGGGCGAGCGGGAGGAAATCCGCCAGATCTTCGCCGACAAGGGCTTTCACGGGTCCGTGCTCGAAGAGATCGTCCGCATCATCACCCGCAACCGCCAGCGCTGGGTCGACACCATGCTGACCGAGGAACTGGGCCTGCAGACCCGGGGCCCAGCGCCGCTCAAATCGGCGCTGGCCACCTTCACTGGCTTTTTCCTGGCCGGCCTGATCCCGCTCCTGCCGTTCGTGCTGCCGCTGCCGCTCAGCCCGCAGGGCAAGTTCTACGTCAGTGCCGGCGCCACTGCCACCGCCTTCTTCAGCATCGGCCTGCTCAAGGGCCTGGTGCTCAAGCGTCCCCTGCTGCGCGCCGGCTTGGAGACCCTGCTCGTCGGCGGCGGCGCGGCTGCCTTGGCCTACCTCGTCGGACTATGGCTGCAGGACATCGCCGGCGCCTGA
- the alaS gene encoding alanine--tRNA ligase produces MMRAAEIRRSFLEFFASQGHEIVPSSPLVPRNDPTLLFTNAGMVQFKDVFLGLDKRDNPRAVSVQRCMRAGGKHNDLENVGYTARHHTFFEMLGNFSFGDYFKRDAIRFAWTLLTDVFKLPPERLWVTVFEEDAEAADIWLKEIGVDPARFSRIGAKDNFWSMGDTGPCGPCSEIFYDHGPHIPGGPPGSPDEDGDRYVEIWNLVFMQYDRDASGKLTPLPKPSVDTGMGLERLAAVLQGVHNNYDTDLFQPLIQAAAQLAGRRYGDDPKMDVSLRVLADHIRACSFLITDGVMPSNEGRGYVLRRIIRRAIRHGHKLGLRDTFFYRLVAPLCEHMGEAYPELVAARQDVERVLTLEEERFNETLELGLKHLDDVIAQMGGTIIPGDAVFKLYDTYGFPVDLTADIARERGLAVDEAGFEAAMAEQKSRSRAAWAGSGEVKSEKVYHDLRARMQPVEFLGYERLDAEAAVVALLRDGEPVERLRAGEAGVVVLDRTPFYGESGGQVGDQGALLWDGGRFAVDNTQKPLPDLITHLGTLEAGELRIGDRVTAHVDEAARLDTAYNHSATHLLHEALKRVLGAHVKQMGSLVMPERLRFDFAHFTAMTPDELTAVEDLVNAEIRANADAETAVMALEEAMASGAAALFGEKYGEEVRVVRMGGFSSELCGGTHVRRVGDIGLFRIVSEGGVAAGVRRIEAVTGRHALAYVRERETALRQVAELMKATPQDAAKRLEGLLEQNRQLEKELEQLKAKSAASQGASLAEQAREVKGIKVLAARLEGADAKTLRSTLDQLKDKLGSAAIVLAAVEGEKVSLVAGVSKDLTDRIKAGELVNVVAAPLGGKGGGRPDMAQAGGSHPDKLPDALAQVPGWVESRLG; encoded by the coding sequence ATGATGCGCGCCGCCGAGATACGCCGAAGTTTCCTCGAGTTCTTCGCCAGCCAAGGCCACGAGATCGTGCCCTCGAGCCCGCTCGTGCCCCGGAACGACCCGACCCTGCTCTTCACCAATGCCGGCATGGTGCAGTTCAAGGACGTCTTTCTCGGGCTGGACAAGCGCGACAATCCGCGCGCGGTGAGCGTGCAGCGCTGCATGCGCGCCGGCGGCAAGCACAACGACCTGGAGAACGTCGGCTACACCGCCCGCCATCACACCTTCTTCGAGATGCTGGGCAACTTCTCCTTCGGCGACTACTTCAAGCGCGACGCCATCCGCTTTGCCTGGACGCTGCTCACCGACGTGTTCAAATTGCCGCCCGAGCGGCTGTGGGTGACGGTCTTCGAGGAGGACGCGGAGGCGGCTGACATCTGGCTCAAGGAAATCGGCGTGGACCCGGCGCGCTTCTCGCGCATCGGCGCCAAGGACAACTTCTGGAGCATGGGCGACACCGGCCCCTGCGGCCCCTGTTCCGAGATCTTCTACGACCATGGTCCCCACATCCCCGGCGGCCCGCCCGGCAGCCCGGACGAGGACGGCGACCGCTATGTGGAAATCTGGAACCTGGTCTTCATGCAGTACGATCGCGACGCCAGCGGCAAGCTCACGCCGTTGCCCAAGCCGTCGGTGGACACGGGCATGGGCCTGGAGCGGTTGGCCGCCGTGCTGCAGGGCGTGCACAACAACTACGACACCGATCTCTTCCAGCCGCTCATCCAGGCGGCGGCGCAGCTGGCCGGCCGGCGCTACGGCGACGATCCGAAGATGGACGTGAGCCTGCGCGTGCTGGCCGACCACATCCGCGCCTGCAGCTTCCTGATCACCGACGGCGTCATGCCATCCAACGAGGGGCGCGGCTACGTGCTGCGGCGCATCATCCGCCGCGCCATCCGCCATGGCCACAAGCTCGGCCTGCGCGACACCTTCTTTTACAGGCTAGTCGCCCCCCTGTGCGAGCACATGGGCGAGGCCTACCCCGAACTCGTGGCCGCCCGCCAGGACGTGGAGCGGGTGCTGACCCTGGAAGAGGAACGCTTCAACGAGACCCTGGAGCTGGGCCTCAAGCACCTGGACGACGTGATCGCCCAGATGGGCGGCACGATCATTCCCGGCGACGCGGTGTTCAAGCTCTACGACACCTACGGCTTCCCCGTGGATCTCACCGCCGACATTGCCCGCGAGCGCGGCCTTGCGGTGGACGAGGCGGGCTTCGAGGCGGCCATGGCCGAGCAGAAGAGCCGCTCCCGCGCCGCCTGGGCCGGCAGCGGCGAGGTCAAATCCGAGAAGGTCTACCACGACCTGCGGGCGCGCATGCAGCCGGTGGAGTTCCTCGGCTACGAGCGCCTCGACGCCGAGGCCGCCGTCGTGGCTTTGCTGCGCGACGGCGAGCCGGTGGAGCGCCTGCGCGCCGGCGAGGCGGGCGTGGTGGTGCTCGATCGCACGCCCTTCTACGGCGAATCCGGCGGCCAGGTGGGCGACCAGGGCGCACTCTTGTGGGACGGCGGCCGCTTCGCCGTGGACAACACGCAAAAGCCGCTGCCCGATCTCATCACCCACCTGGGCACGCTGGAGGCGGGCGAACTGCGCATCGGCGACCGGGTGACGGCCCACGTGGACGAGGCCGCGCGCCTGGACACCGCCTACAACCATTCCGCCACCCACTTGCTGCACGAGGCGCTGAAGCGGGTGCTGGGAGCGCACGTCAAGCAGATGGGCTCGCTCGTCATGCCCGAGCGCCTGCGCTTCGACTTCGCCCACTTCACCGCCATGACCCCCGATGAGCTGACGGCGGTGGAGGACCTCGTCAACGCCGAGATCCGCGCCAATGCCGACGCCGAAACCGCGGTCATGGCCCTGGAGGAGGCGATGGCCAGCGGCGCGGCGGCGCTCTTTGGCGAGAAGTACGGCGAGGAGGTGCGCGTGGTGCGCATGGGCGGCTTCTCCAGCGAGCTGTGCGGCGGCACCCATGTGCGCCGGGTCGGCGACATCGGCCTTTTCCGCATCGTCAGCGAGGGCGGGGTGGCCGCCGGCGTGCGCCGCATCGAGGCGGTGACCGGCCGCCACGCGCTGGCCTACGTGCGCGAGCGCGAGACGGCCCTGCGCCAGGTGGCCGAACTCATGAAGGCCACGCCCCAGGACGCCGCCAAGCGCCTGGAAGGGTTGCTGGAGCAGAACCGCCAGCTCGAAAAGGAGCTGGAGCAGCTCAAGGCCAAATCCGCCGCCAGCCAGGGCGCCAGCCTCGCCGAGCAGGCCCGCGAGGTGAAGGGCATCAAGGTGCTGGCGGCGCGGCTCGAAGGGGCCGATGCCAAGACCCTGCGCAGCACCCTGGATCAGCTCAAGGACAAGCTGGGCAGCGCCGCCATCGTCCTGGCCGCGGTGGAAGGGGAGAAGGTCAGCCTGGTGGCAGGGGTGAGCAAGGATCTCACCGACCGCATCAAGGCCGGCGAACTGGTCAATGTGGTCGCCGCGCCGCTGGGCGGCAAGGGCGGCGGCCGCCCCGACATGGCCCAAGCCGGCGGCAGCCATCCCGACAAGCTGCCCGATGCCCTGGCGCAGGTGCCGGGCTGGGTGGAGAGCCGGTTGGGCTGA
- a CDS encoding MerR family transcriptional regulator yields MTEVLYKIGDVARRLGTTARTLRFYEEQGLIAATRTEKGTRRYAEADVARFEVILHLARLGVPLKEIHRLATTRPQSRSGDEASRRVAALLATMRTEAEERRRAYETLEQEIARAEALVHQCFGCQRPPTRKDCASCPVAQGMEQASLLHLIWDQKE; encoded by the coding sequence ATGACAGAAGTACTCTACAAGATCGGCGATGTCGCCCGGCGCCTGGGCACCACCGCACGTACGCTGCGCTTCTATGAAGAGCAGGGTCTGATAGCGGCAACGCGCACTGAGAAGGGTACGCGACGGTACGCAGAAGCCGATGTGGCGCGCTTTGAGGTCATTCTGCACCTGGCCCGCTTGGGCGTTCCGCTGAAAGAGATTCATCGCTTGGCAACCACGCGGCCCCAGAGCCGCAGCGGTGACGAGGCCAGTCGCCGGGTGGCGGCGTTGCTTGCCACGATGCGCACCGAAGCCGAGGAAAGGCGGCGCGCTTATGAGACTTTGGAGCAGGAGATCGCACGCGCCGAGGCGCTGGTGCATCAGTGCTTCGGCTGCCAGCGCCCTCCTACGCGCAAGGACTGCGCCAGCTGTCCCGTGGCCCAGGGAATGGAGCAAGCATCCTTGCTCCACTTGATCTGGGATCAGAAGGAGTGA